The following proteins are encoded in a genomic region of Pan troglodytes isolate AG18354 chromosome 2, NHGRI_mPanTro3-v2.0_pri, whole genome shotgun sequence:
- the KBTBD8 gene encoding kelch repeat and BTB domain-containing protein 8 isoform X2, with protein sequence MFTSGLTESTQKEVRIVGVEAESMDLVLNYAYTSRVILTEANVQALFTAASIFQIPSIQDQCAKYMISHLDPQNSIGVFIFADHYGHQELGDRSKEYIRKKFLCVTKEQEFLQLTKDQLISILDSDDLNVDREEHVYESIIRWFEHEQNEREVHLPEIFAKCIRFPLMEDTFIEKIPPQFAQAIAKSCVEKGPSNTNGCTQRLGMTASEMIICFDAAHKHSGKKQTVPCLDIVTGRVFKLCKPPNDLREVGILVSPDNDIYIAGGYRPSSSEVSIDHKAENDFWMYDHTTNRWLSKPSLLRARIGCKLVYCCGKMYAIGGRVYEGDGRNSLKSVECYDSRENCWTTVCAMPVAMEFHNAVEYKEKIYVLQGEFFLFYEPQKDYWGFLTPMTVPRIQGLAAVYKDSIYYIAGTCGNHQRMFTVEAYDIELNKWTRKKDFPCDQSINPYLKLVLFQNKLHLFVRATQVTVEEHVFRTSRKNSLYQYDDIADQWMKVYETPDRLWDLGRHFECAVAKLYPQCLQKVL encoded by the exons ATGTTCACTAGCGGCCTTACAGAAAGTACTCAAAAAGAAGTTCGAATAGTTGGTGTTGAAGCTGAATCGATGGATTTAGTGTTGAACTATGCCTACACTTCCAGAGTTATTCTCACAGAGGCCAATGTTCAAGCCTTGTTCACTGCAGCTAGCATCTTCCAGATTCCTTCCATCCAAGACCAATGTGCTAAGTATATGATCAGTCATTTGGACCCACAGAATTCTATTGGGGTCTTTATCTTTGCTGATCATTATGGTCATCAGGAACTCGGAGATCGATCAAAAGAATACATTCGCAAAAAGTTTCTGTGTGTCACCAAAGAACAAGAGTTTCTCCAGTTGACAAAAGACCAACTGATAAGTATACTAGACAGTGACGATTTAAATGTAGACCGAGAAGAGCATGTTTATGAAAGCATTATAAGGTGGTTTGAGCATGAACAGAATGAAAGAGAAGTGCACCTTCCAGAAATTTTTGCTAAATGCATACGTTTTCCTCTGATGGAAGATACCTTTATAGAGAAAATTCCACCTCAGTTTGCACAGGCTATAGCCAAAAGCTGTGTAGAAAAGGGACCATCCAACACCAATGGCTGTACACAGAGGCTTGGAATGACTGCTTctgaaatgatcatatgttttGATGCTGCCCACAAACACTCAGGAAAGAAGCAAACAGTGCCTTGTCTAGATATAGTCACAGGAAGGGTGTTTAAACTATGCAAACCACCAAATGACCTGAGAGAAGTTGGGATTCTTGTATCACCAGATAATGACATTTACATTGCAGGAGGGTACAGGCCAAGCAGCAGTGAGGTCTCCATCGACCATAAGGCAGAAAATGATTTCTGGATGTATGATCATACCACCAATAGATGGCTATCCAAACCATCCTTGCTTCGAGCCAGAATAGGCTGCAAACTTGTCTATTGCTGTGGTAAAATGTATGCAATCGGAGGTCGTGTTTATGAAGGTGATGGGAGAAACTCACTAAAATCTGTTGAGTGCTACGACAGTAGAGAGAATTGTTGGACGACTGTTTGCGCGATGCCAGTTGCAATGGAATTTCATAATGCTGTGGAGTACAAAGAGAAGATCTATGTTTTACAGG gagaattTTTCCTCTTCTATGAGCCTCAAAAAGACTACTGGGGTTTCTTAACCCCCATGACTGTGCCTAGAATCCAGGGCTTAGCAGCTGTATACAAGGACTCTATCTACTACATAGCTGGAACCTGTGGAAATCATCAACGTATGTTTACTGTAGAAGCCTATGATATTGAGCTAAATAAATGGACTCGTAAGAAAGACTTTCCATGTGATCAGTCCATAAATCCATACCTTAAACTGGTACTTTTCCAGAACAAACTCCATTTATTTGTTCGAGCTACTCAAGTGACTGTTGAAGAACACGTCTTCAGAACCAGCAGAAAAAATTCCCTTTACCAATATGATGACATTGCTGACCAGTGGATGAAAGTGTATGAGACCCCAGATCGGCTCTGGGACCTTGGCCGGCATTTTGAATGTGCTGTTGCTAAACTGTATCCTCAGTGTCTTCAGAAAGTACTCTAA
- the KBTBD8 gene encoding kelch repeat and BTB domain-containing protein 8 isoform X1 — MAASADLSKSSPTPNGIPSSDPASDAMDPFHACSILKQLKTMYDEGQLTDIVVEVDHGKTFSCHRNVLAAISPYFRSMFTSGLTESTQKEVRIVGVEAESMDLVLNYAYTSRVILTEANVQALFTAASIFQIPSIQDQCAKYMISHLDPQNSIGVFIFADHYGHQELGDRSKEYIRKKFLCVTKEQEFLQLTKDQLISILDSDDLNVDREEHVYESIIRWFEHEQNEREVHLPEIFAKCIRFPLMEDTFIEKIPPQFAQAIAKSCVEKGPSNTNGCTQRLGMTASEMIICFDAAHKHSGKKQTVPCLDIVTGRVFKLCKPPNDLREVGILVSPDNDIYIAGGYRPSSSEVSIDHKAENDFWMYDHTTNRWLSKPSLLRARIGCKLVYCCGKMYAIGGRVYEGDGRNSLKSVECYDSRENCWTTVCAMPVAMEFHNAVEYKEKIYVLQGEFFLFYEPQKDYWGFLTPMTVPRIQGLAAVYKDSIYYIAGTCGNHQRMFTVEAYDIELNKWTRKKDFPCDQSINPYLKLVLFQNKLHLFVRATQVTVEEHVFRTSRKNSLYQYDDIADQWMKVYETPDRLWDLGRHFECAVAKLYPQCLQKVL, encoded by the exons ATGGCCGCGTCGGCAG ATTTAAGTAAGTCTTCCCCAACACCGAATGGGATTCCATCTTCAGACCCAGCCAGCGATGCCATGGACCCCTTCCATGCTTGCAGTATTCTTAAGCAACTCAAAACAATGTACGATGAAGGACAGTTGACAGACATTGTAGTGGAAGTGGATCACGGGAAAACATTTTCCTGTCATAGAAACGTTCTTGCTGCAATCAGCCCTTACTTCAG ATCCATGTTCACTAGCGGCCTTACAGAAAGTACTCAAAAAGAAGTTCGAATAGTTGGTGTTGAAGCTGAATCGATGGATTTAGTGTTGAACTATGCCTACACTTCCAGAGTTATTCTCACAGAGGCCAATGTTCAAGCCTTGTTCACTGCAGCTAGCATCTTCCAGATTCCTTCCATCCAAGACCAATGTGCTAAGTATATGATCAGTCATTTGGACCCACAGAATTCTATTGGGGTCTTTATCTTTGCTGATCATTATGGTCATCAGGAACTCGGAGATCGATCAAAAGAATACATTCGCAAAAAGTTTCTGTGTGTCACCAAAGAACAAGAGTTTCTCCAGTTGACAAAAGACCAACTGATAAGTATACTAGACAGTGACGATTTAAATGTAGACCGAGAAGAGCATGTTTATGAAAGCATTATAAGGTGGTTTGAGCATGAACAGAATGAAAGAGAAGTGCACCTTCCAGAAATTTTTGCTAAATGCATACGTTTTCCTCTGATGGAAGATACCTTTATAGAGAAAATTCCACCTCAGTTTGCACAGGCTATAGCCAAAAGCTGTGTAGAAAAGGGACCATCCAACACCAATGGCTGTACACAGAGGCTTGGAATGACTGCTTctgaaatgatcatatgttttGATGCTGCCCACAAACACTCAGGAAAGAAGCAAACAGTGCCTTGTCTAGATATAGTCACAGGAAGGGTGTTTAAACTATGCAAACCACCAAATGACCTGAGAGAAGTTGGGATTCTTGTATCACCAGATAATGACATTTACATTGCAGGAGGGTACAGGCCAAGCAGCAGTGAGGTCTCCATCGACCATAAGGCAGAAAATGATTTCTGGATGTATGATCATACCACCAATAGATGGCTATCCAAACCATCCTTGCTTCGAGCCAGAATAGGCTGCAAACTTGTCTATTGCTGTGGTAAAATGTATGCAATCGGAGGTCGTGTTTATGAAGGTGATGGGAGAAACTCACTAAAATCTGTTGAGTGCTACGACAGTAGAGAGAATTGTTGGACGACTGTTTGCGCGATGCCAGTTGCAATGGAATTTCATAATGCTGTGGAGTACAAAGAGAAGATCTATGTTTTACAGG gagaattTTTCCTCTTCTATGAGCCTCAAAAAGACTACTGGGGTTTCTTAACCCCCATGACTGTGCCTAGAATCCAGGGCTTAGCAGCTGTATACAAGGACTCTATCTACTACATAGCTGGAACCTGTGGAAATCATCAACGTATGTTTACTGTAGAAGCCTATGATATTGAGCTAAATAAATGGACTCGTAAGAAAGACTTTCCATGTGATCAGTCCATAAATCCATACCTTAAACTGGTACTTTTCCAGAACAAACTCCATTTATTTGTTCGAGCTACTCAAGTGACTGTTGAAGAACACGTCTTCAGAACCAGCAGAAAAAATTCCCTTTACCAATATGATGACATTGCTGACCAGTGGATGAAAGTGTATGAGACCCCAGATCGGCTCTGGGACCTTGGCCGGCATTTTGAATGTGCTGTTGCTAAACTGTATCCTCAGTGTCTTCAGAAAGTACTCTAA